In Parasphingorhabdus halotolerans, a single window of DNA contains:
- the ccmA gene encoding heme ABC exporter ATP-binding protein CcmA: protein MNAGPSTSSNINADKRLIVEALSCVRGDRILFRDLNFTLEPEQAGLITGPNGVGKSSLLRLIAGLLKPFSGSITAPETRALCDDNLALDEHLPLEKALHFWASLDGDASIDVETAMASAGLGRLAEVPVRYFSTGQRQRARLARTYLTGAPLWLLDEPANGLDTASVEQLGQVLQNHLERGGLILAASHIPLPIHFDLTLELKPLAAAS, encoded by the coding sequence ATGAACGCGGGGCCGTCAACATCATCCAATATAAACGCCGACAAGCGATTAATTGTCGAGGCCTTGTCCTGCGTGCGCGGGGATAGAATTCTGTTCCGCGATTTGAATTTCACTCTCGAACCGGAGCAGGCAGGTCTTATAACAGGCCCCAACGGCGTAGGAAAGTCGAGCTTGCTGCGATTGATCGCTGGATTGCTCAAGCCGTTCTCCGGATCCATAACCGCACCGGAAACCAGGGCGTTGTGCGATGACAATCTTGCGCTGGATGAACATCTGCCGCTCGAAAAGGCCTTGCACTTCTGGGCAAGCTTGGATGGCGATGCCTCCATTGACGTCGAGACGGCAATGGCATCGGCGGGTCTCGGGCGTCTTGCCGAAGTACCGGTGCGCTATTTTTCGACCGGGCAGAGGCAGCGGGCGCGGCTGGCGCGGACCTATTTGACCGGTGCGCCACTCTGGTTGCTCGACGAACCGGCCAATGGGTTGGACACCGCTTCGGTTGAGCAACTGGGGCAGGTGTTGCAGAACCATCTCGAGCGCGGCGGGCTCATTCTCGCCGCCAGTCATATTCCGCTGCCGATCCACTTCGACCTTACGCTCGAACTCAAACCCCTGGCGGCGGCGTCATGA
- a CDS encoding DUF885 domain-containing protein → MLRKSLILLASTSLLATSGVAFANAGSAATAAADAAQEQAKPAKMTEGEKMKALFARSDEENLKRNPIGALFRGDQRYADQLGDYISDAYFAGEKAAEAAELAALMKIDRTKLSASDKIAYDVFKRDKEQALKGYSDEIMALTVVRPLNHFSGFHTFYPDFASGKGAAPFKTVKNYEDNLKRHKQFVTIFDRSVGRFREGMDSGVVETKLTITNVIEQLATQIGLGLEKSPFMGPVQNFPEDFSEADKKRLTAEYEVATKDIFASFQRMHDFLKTEYLPVAREEVGLSAMKGGEVLYENMIENTTTLPLKADYIHDLGLSEVTRIKTEMEEIKDEVGFEGSLSEFFTYLRTDAKFHPKSRESLTQRYYDMGKTVDAKIGTLFKVLPKSPLEIRPYDEAVEKFQAGGSYQSGTPDGSRPGIFYFNAYDLPSRNTSGITTLYLHEGAPGHHFQISLAQENEALPNFMRFGGNTAFVEGWALYAEKLGYDMELYNDPYQRFGHLDDEMLRAMRLVVDTGLHSKSWTREQAIQYMLDNSSMGKTDATAEVERYIAIPSQALAYKIGALTIQRLRAKSEKALGDRFDPREFHDQVLNTGALPMTVLEKKIDDWIASQS, encoded by the coding sequence ATGCTTCGGAAATCTCTCATCCTCCTCGCCAGCACCAGCCTTCTGGCCACTAGCGGCGTCGCTTTTGCCAACGCCGGCTCCGCAGCAACCGCTGCGGCTGATGCTGCCCAGGAACAGGCCAAGCCTGCAAAAATGACCGAAGGCGAAAAGATGAAAGCCTTGTTCGCCAGGAGCGATGAAGAAAATCTGAAACGCAATCCCATCGGCGCGCTGTTTCGCGGCGACCAGCGCTATGCCGACCAGCTTGGCGATTATATCAGCGACGCGTATTTCGCTGGCGAAAAAGCGGCCGAAGCGGCGGAACTCGCAGCATTGATGAAAATCGATCGCACGAAACTCAGCGCGTCGGACAAAATCGCCTATGATGTGTTCAAGCGCGACAAGGAGCAGGCGCTCAAAGGCTATTCGGACGAGATCATGGCGCTCACCGTCGTGCGTCCGCTCAACCATTTCAGCGGCTTCCACACCTTCTATCCCGATTTCGCTTCGGGCAAGGGCGCAGCGCCGTTCAAAACCGTGAAAAACTATGAGGATAATCTCAAGCGTCACAAACAGTTTGTGACGATATTTGATCGCTCGGTTGGCCGCTTTCGCGAGGGCATGGATAGCGGTGTTGTCGAGACGAAATTAACAATCACCAACGTGATCGAGCAGCTCGCCACCCAGATCGGGCTTGGCCTGGAAAAAAGCCCTTTCATGGGTCCTGTGCAGAATTTTCCGGAAGATTTCAGCGAGGCGGACAAGAAACGCCTGACCGCAGAATATGAAGTGGCAACCAAGGATATTTTCGCCAGCTTCCAGCGGATGCACGATTTCCTCAAAACCGAATATCTGCCGGTCGCGCGCGAGGAAGTTGGCTTATCAGCGATGAAGGGTGGCGAGGTTCTTTATGAAAACATGATCGAGAACACGACGACCCTGCCCTTGAAAGCCGATTATATCCATGATCTTGGCCTGAGCGAAGTCACGCGGATCAAAACCGAGATGGAAGAGATTAAAGACGAAGTGGGCTTTGAAGGCTCGCTGTCGGAATTTTTCACTTATCTTCGGACGGATGCAAAGTTCCACCCGAAAAGTCGCGAGAGCCTGACCCAGCGCTATTATGACATGGGCAAGACAGTGGATGCGAAAATTGGCACATTGTTCAAGGTGCTACCGAAATCTCCGCTGGAAATCCGTCCCTATGACGAGGCTGTTGAAAAATTCCAGGCGGGCGGCTCCTACCAGAGCGGCACGCCGGACGGCTCGCGGCCCGGCATATTCTATTTCAATGCCTATGACCTGCCCTCGCGCAACACCTCCGGCATAACCACGCTTTACCTGCACGAAGGCGCGCCCGGTCACCATTTCCAGATCAGCCTCGCGCAGGAAAATGAAGCCCTGCCCAATTTCATGCGGTTTGGCGGCAACACCGCATTCGTGGAAGGCTGGGCGCTCTATGCCGAGAAACTTGGCTATGATATGGAGCTTTACAACGATCCATACCAGCGCTTCGGTCATCTGGATGATGAGATGCTCCGTGCAATGCGGCTCGTCGTCGATACCGGCCTGCACAGCAAAAGCTGGACCCGCGAACAGGCGATCCAGTATATGCTCGACAATAGCAGCATGGGCAAAACCGATGCGACCGCCGAGGTTGAGCGCTATATCGCTATTCCATCGCAAGCATTGGCTTACAAGATCGGCGCACTGACCATCCAGCGGCTACGGGCAAAATCAGAAAAAGCGCTGGGTGATAGATTTGATCCCCGCGAGTTTCACGACCAGGTGCTCAACACCGGCGCATTGCCGATGACGGTGCTGGAGAAGAAAATCGACGATTGGATTGCCTCGCAATCCTGA
- a CDS encoding 4a-hydroxytetrahydrobiopterin dehydratase has protein sequence MVAQLNETERDAALKELSDWKYDPGRDAISRKFKFGDFAQAFAFMTRVAIHAEKADHHPEWFNVYNKVDVALTTHDAGDNGGLSQRDIDLAKKIDSFV, from the coding sequence ATGGTAGCCCAATTAAATGAGACCGAGCGCGACGCGGCTTTAAAGGAGCTGTCGGACTGGAAATATGATCCCGGGCGCGATGCGATAAGCCGAAAGTTCAAATTTGGTGATTTTGCCCAAGCTTTTGCCTTTATGACCCGCGTCGCCATCCATGCCGAAAAGGCAGACCATCACCCGGAGTGGTTTAACGTGTATAACAAGGTGGATGTCGCGCTCACCACCCATGACGCCGGGGACAATGGCGGACTGTCGCAGCGCGATATTGATTTGGCGAAAAAAATCGACAGTTTTGTTTAA
- a CDS encoding fatty acid desaturase family protein, whose amino-acid sequence MPAVKAARPNEIFAPDEWRTLTRVSPVRGLWLALHGWLVVALAAGGTALAWDWHWLAGLIATPFAIAIIGGRQLGLSILMHEAAHGLLHPNRKINNFAGQWLTGAATGSDLHSYRAYHLTHHKFTQQPEDPDLGLSKPFPTTRASMRRKIIRDLTGQTFFKQRSNQFGVAWKGLRAMLAGSTDTEIAAKRDTSAGTPFNRNGAAGVAAPVTDLDGAKKTTRTVARFLVIQLLVLAISLATLGIIPFLIWLAALATTFQLFLRIRNIAEHACTSTGSGDPFSHARTTYANFWERTTMAPYWVNYHSEHHLFMGVPCYNLAKAHNALMVGGFEERMTIASGYREILKTVTAKAATAS is encoded by the coding sequence ATGCCTGCTGTAAAAGCCGCCAGACCCAATGAAATATTTGCGCCGGACGAATGGCGTACATTGACCCGTGTGTCGCCGGTACGCGGCTTGTGGCTGGCGCTGCATGGATGGCTGGTCGTCGCGCTCGCCGCTGGTGGCACCGCGCTGGCGTGGGACTGGCACTGGCTGGCTGGGCTGATTGCGACGCCCTTTGCCATCGCCATTATTGGCGGGCGGCAACTTGGCCTTTCCATTCTGATGCACGAGGCGGCCCACGGCCTGCTCCACCCCAATCGCAAGATCAATAATTTCGCGGGCCAATGGCTGACCGGCGCGGCAACCGGCAGCGATTTGCACAGCTACCGCGCCTATCACTTGACCCACCATAAATTTACCCAGCAACCCGAAGATCCTGATCTGGGTCTGTCCAAACCCTTTCCGACAACACGGGCCAGCATGCGGCGCAAAATCATCCGCGACCTGACCGGGCAAACGTTTTTCAAGCAGCGCAGTAATCAATTTGGCGTGGCGTGGAAGGGATTGCGGGCGATGCTCGCGGGTAGTACTGATACTGAAATTGCAGCGAAGCGCGATACATCCGCAGGAACGCCTTTTAATCGCAATGGTGCAGCGGGCGTCGCTGCACCAGTGACTGATCTGGACGGCGCGAAGAAGACCACCCGAACCGTGGCGCGGTTTCTGGTCATTCAGTTGCTGGTGCTGGCGATCAGCCTGGCGACGCTCGGGATCATTCCGTTTCTGATATGGCTGGCCGCTTTGGCGACCACATTCCAGCTGTTCCTGCGCATTCGCAATATCGCGGAACATGCCTGCACCAGCACCGGTAGCGGCGATCCGTTTTCCCATGCGCGAACGACCTATGCGAACTTCTGGGAACGGACGACAATGGCGCCCTATTGGGTGAATTATCACAGCGAACATCATCTGTTCATGGGCGTGCCCTGCTATAATTTGGCCAAGGCGCATAACGCGCTGATGGTCGGCGGCTTTGAGGAACGGATGACGATTGCGAGCGGGTATCGGGAGATATTAAAAACCGTTACCGCCAAGGCTGCAACCGCCAGCTAA
- a CDS encoding ATP-binding cassette domain-containing protein, which translates to MQSTRTSRGPDLSLYEVSRRFGGIQAVDNVSLEIAAGCLVALVGLSGSGKSTLLKMINRLIEPDSGKILIAGDDVTTTDPHIVRRKIGYVFQNIGLFPHMTIGCNIAIGLELAGEDGRVDRVMELLDLVELPQEMASRMPDQLSGGQQQRVGVARALATRPKLMLMDEPFGALDPVTRDSLGTQYKALHEKLGLTTIIVTHDMAEALYLADRILVMEDGQIKADATPAELLSGQAGDEAEALVAIPRAQAKYFHDLGHDPDQNQSEQP; encoded by the coding sequence ATGCAATCAACGCGGACTTCCAGGGGCCCAGACCTCAGCCTATATGAAGTCAGCCGCCGTTTTGGCGGGATTCAAGCCGTTGATAATGTCTCGCTGGAAATAGCAGCAGGCTGTCTCGTTGCGCTGGTTGGTCTTTCGGGGTCAGGCAAGTCCACCCTGCTTAAAATGATCAATCGCCTGATTGAGCCAGACAGCGGCAAAATCCTGATCGCGGGCGATGATGTCACGACTACTGATCCGCATATTGTGCGGCGAAAGATTGGTTATGTGTTCCAGAATATCGGGTTATTTCCCCATATGACAATCGGGTGCAATATCGCGATTGGGTTGGAACTGGCGGGAGAAGACGGACGCGTTGATCGTGTGATGGAACTACTTGACCTGGTAGAGTTACCGCAAGAAATGGCTTCCCGCATGCCCGATCAACTCAGCGGCGGGCAGCAGCAACGGGTCGGCGTTGCCCGCGCCTTGGCGACCCGACCCAAGTTGATGCTGATGGATGAACCATTTGGCGCACTCGACCCGGTAACCCGCGATAGTCTCGGGACCCAGTACAAGGCGCTGCATGAAAAACTGGGCCTGACCACGATCATTGTCACTCATGACATGGCCGAGGCTCTATATCTCGCGGATCGCATATTGGTAATGGAAGACGGTCAGATAAAGGCAGACGCTACGCCTGCCGAATTGCTCTCGGGCCAAGCAGGAGATGAGGCCGAAGCGCTCGTCGCCATTCCGCGCGCGCAGGCGAAATATTTTCACGATCTCGGCCACGATCCGGACCAAAATCAAAGCGAGCAACCATGA
- a CDS encoding ABC transporter permease/substrate-binding protein encodes MSDTWKAAFTRVPELLAAHVQLSFSALLLAMVICLPLAIWAARSPRVAGVALTLASLIQTIPGLALLALFYPLLLGVSAIVGGGISAFGFLPALLALTLYALLPILRNAVTGLTGVDPAVKEAADGLGMTRAQKMRLVEAPLAAPTIMAGIRTAAVWTIGAATLSTTVGQPSLGDLIFAGLQTQNWTYVLAGCLFSAALAISVDVLLGLMERAIRERRKILAWVGAAILSAGLIFACAPLLTSKDDVVVIGAKSFSEQYILARLIGERLENAGYKVRYRDGLGSAVVFGALAGGDVDIYVDYSGTIWTNQMKRSDPVPAAQMFEDIAKWTRTQHGVSMAGALGFENTYAFAVRADDAAKRAMTTLDDLARESPDLVFGTDVEFLERPEWQMVKDAYPMRFQDTRSFNPTFMYPALMSREVDVISAFSTDGRIAANGFVVLGDPKNAVPSYEALLLVSPERRNDDQFMRAVKPLVGAITVEKMREANYMVDRDQDKKTPKQAADWLGQNLENRASDNVSD; translated from the coding sequence ATGAGCGACACATGGAAAGCCGCTTTCACTCGCGTCCCGGAACTTCTCGCGGCCCACGTACAATTGAGTTTTTCGGCGCTGCTGCTTGCCATGGTAATCTGTCTGCCTCTAGCCATTTGGGCAGCGCGATCGCCCAGAGTTGCGGGCGTGGCGCTCACTCTCGCTAGCCTGATCCAGACAATACCAGGACTGGCATTGCTCGCCCTGTTCTACCCACTATTGCTCGGTGTTTCAGCAATAGTCGGCGGCGGCATATCGGCGTTCGGCTTTCTGCCCGCGCTGCTGGCTTTAACATTATACGCGCTGCTCCCGATATTGCGTAATGCAGTCACCGGACTCACCGGTGTCGATCCGGCGGTGAAAGAAGCGGCTGACGGACTTGGCATGACGCGAGCACAAAAAATGCGCCTGGTGGAAGCACCGCTTGCCGCGCCCACGATCATGGCGGGAATCCGAACGGCAGCCGTCTGGACAATAGGTGCTGCCACGTTGTCAACCACCGTCGGGCAACCCAGTCTTGGCGACCTTATTTTTGCCGGACTGCAAACCCAAAATTGGACCTATGTATTGGCGGGCTGCCTGTTTTCCGCCGCACTGGCTATATCGGTTGACGTGCTATTGGGGCTGATGGAGCGCGCTATAAGAGAACGCCGTAAAATACTCGCATGGGTCGGCGCTGCTATATTGAGCGCCGGACTGATATTCGCCTGTGCCCCGTTGCTTACCTCGAAGGATGATGTTGTCGTCATTGGCGCAAAGAGTTTTTCCGAGCAATATATATTGGCACGGCTGATTGGTGAGCGACTGGAAAATGCCGGATATAAAGTGCGGTACCGCGATGGGCTGGGTTCAGCTGTGGTGTTTGGAGCTTTGGCTGGCGGTGATGTCGATATCTATGTTGACTATTCCGGGACCATCTGGACCAATCAGATGAAACGCAGCGATCCGGTGCCGGCAGCGCAGATGTTCGAAGATATCGCAAAGTGGACCCGCACGCAGCATGGTGTTTCGATGGCCGGCGCATTGGGGTTTGAAAATACTTACGCATTTGCGGTGCGGGCCGATGACGCTGCAAAACGGGCAATGACGACTTTGGATGATTTGGCCCGAGAATCTCCCGATCTGGTTTTCGGCACCGATGTTGAGTTTCTTGAGCGCCCGGAATGGCAGATGGTCAAAGACGCATACCCAATGCGTTTCCAGGACACCCGGTCGTTTAATCCTACCTTCATGTATCCGGCTTTAATGAGCCGAGAAGTGGATGTAATCTCGGCCTTTTCAACCGATGGACGGATTGCTGCAAATGGCTTTGTGGTGCTGGGCGATCCCAAAAACGCCGTGCCATCGTACGAAGCACTGCTGCTAGTTTCGCCAGAACGGAGGAATGATGATCAATTCATGCGCGCAGTTAAACCGCTGGTGGGTGCAATCACGGTAGAAAAAATGCGCGAAGCCAATTATATGGTCGATCGCGATCAGGACAAGAAGACACCAAAGCAAGCCGCTGACTGGCTTGGTCAAAATTTAGAAAACAGGGCAAGTGACAATGTTTCGGACTAG
- the argE gene encoding acetylornithine deacetylase → MNESLLPAAREILAALIAFDTTSRNSNLELIAWVEDYLFGHGVPSTRVVNADASKANLYATVGPEVEGGIILSGHSDVVPVDGQDWDSDPWMVTERDGLMHGRGTCDMKGFIALALAAVPLFKDGKRPVHLAFSYDEEIGCLGAPAMIAEMAVKLPSPALAIIGEPTMMKPVTGHKGIAVHEVEVLGHEAHSSLTHLGVSANMVAVELMHDLAELARELWEGANPASPFVPPHATLTIGRMEGGTAANILARRAHFVFDLRCPPGVDPEAVLAPFKAKISALDTQLKKAFPETGVTITRQSNAPPMTPEGGAEAEAFVRKLTGDNAPAGVVSYAAEAGQFQQAGFPTVICGPGSIEQAHQPNEYLAVEQFERGVAFMQRLAEELKRTP, encoded by the coding sequence GTGAACGAATCACTCCTCCCCGCCGCCCGCGAGATACTCGCCGCGCTGATCGCGTTTGACACCACCTCGCGCAACAGCAATCTGGAACTGATCGCCTGGGTCGAGGATTATCTTTTCGGGCACGGCGTCCCCTCGACCCGCGTCGTCAATGCGGATGCCAGCAAGGCCAATCTGTATGCCACGGTTGGTCCCGAAGTGGAGGGCGGGATTATTCTTTCCGGCCACAGCGATGTCGTGCCGGTGGACGGGCAGGATTGGGATAGCGACCCGTGGATGGTGACCGAGCGCGATGGCCTGATGCACGGGCGCGGGACTTGCGATATGAAAGGGTTTATCGCGCTGGCGTTGGCGGCGGTGCCTTTGTTCAAGGACGGCAAGCGCCCGGTCCATCTGGCCTTTAGCTATGACGAGGAAATCGGCTGCCTCGGCGCGCCCGCGATGATCGCGGAGATGGCGGTGAAACTGCCCAGTCCGGCACTCGCCATAATCGGTGAACCGACGATGATGAAACCGGTGACCGGTCATAAGGGCATCGCGGTGCACGAAGTGGAAGTGCTCGGCCATGAGGCACACTCCAGCCTCACCCATCTTGGCGTATCGGCCAATATGGTCGCGGTGGAACTGATGCATGATCTCGCCGAACTGGCGCGGGAATTGTGGGAGGGCGCTAATCCAGCCTCGCCTTTCGTGCCGCCCCATGCGACGCTGACCATCGGCAGGATGGAAGGCGGAACGGCGGCGAATATTCTCGCCCGCCGCGCGCATTTTGTCTTTGATCTGCGCTGCCCGCCGGGTGTTGACCCCGAGGCGGTGCTGGCACCGTTTAAAGCCAAGATCAGCGCGCTGGATACGCAGCTTAAAAAGGCGTTTCCTGAAACCGGAGTGACCATCACCCGGCAATCCAACGCGCCACCGATGACGCCGGAGGGCGGGGCAGAGGCAGAAGCCTTTGTCCGCAAGCTGACTGGCGACAATGCTCCGGCAGGGGTTGTGTCCTACGCCGCCGAGGCCGGGCAGTTTCAGCAGGCAGGCTTTCCCACGGTGATTTGCGGACCGGGTTCGATCGAGCAAGCGCATCAGCCGAATGAATATCTAGCGGTCGAGCAATTCGAGCGCGGAGTCGCTTTCATGCAGCGGCTTGCAGAAGAACTCAAGCGCACACCCTGA
- a CDS encoding SDR family oxidoreductase, with protein MAYQSGQKTIFITGGASGLGREVGRYFAGKGWFVGIADVNEAGMAGTAAMLPDGKSSIHKLDVTDRTQWKTAVEEFGKITGGRMDVLFNNAGIGTGGPIEEMADEDIDLMLAINLTGVISGTRACFEMLKNTPDSCVLYTASAAGIYGVADLSVYSASKFAVRGLAESHDLEFKKHGIKSRSLMPGFVDTGIIGEVVEGTNQTGKERLEAAGVMVSPVSIIGPAAWEAVHGDKVHKPVNKMAKQLAFAARWMPGRLRKQQTQLADLGDVLAGPEQK; from the coding sequence ATGGCGTATCAGAGCGGACAGAAAACCATTTTCATCACAGGCGGGGCATCTGGCCTGGGCCGTGAAGTCGGTCGCTACTTTGCCGGAAAAGGCTGGTTTGTCGGTATCGCCGACGTCAATGAAGCGGGTATGGCCGGGACCGCAGCGATGCTGCCGGATGGGAAAAGTTCCATTCACAAACTGGATGTTACCGACCGCACGCAATGGAAAACGGCCGTCGAAGAATTCGGCAAAATCACTGGCGGCCGGATGGATGTATTGTTTAACAATGCGGGTATCGGTACTGGCGGGCCTATTGAAGAGATGGCGGACGAAGACATTGATCTGATGCTGGCTATCAATCTCACTGGTGTGATAAGCGGCACGCGCGCCTGCTTTGAAATGCTGAAAAACACGCCCGATAGCTGCGTGCTTTATACCGCATCGGCAGCTGGTATATATGGTGTGGCTGATCTGAGCGTGTATAGCGCTTCCAAATTCGCGGTTCGCGGTTTGGCAGAATCTCATGATCTGGAGTTCAAGAAGCACGGAATAAAATCGCGGTCGCTGATGCCCGGCTTTGTCGATACGGGCATCATCGGAGAAGTTGTCGAAGGCACCAATCAAACCGGTAAGGAACGGCTGGAGGCTGCCGGCGTAATGGTCAGCCCGGTTTCTATAATCGGTCCTGCGGCATGGGAAGCTGTGCATGGCGACAAGGTTCATAAACCGGTTAACAAGATGGCGAAGCAACTTGCCTTTGCCGCCCGCTGGATGCCGGGACGGCTGCGCAAACAGCAGACCCAATTGGCTGATCTGGGGGATGTGCTCGCCGGACCGGAGCAAAAATAA
- a CDS encoding DNA-3-methyladenine glycosylase family protein, with amino-acid sequence MGLSIEMIKSGLDAVSAIEPKLEAAIASSGHPEPRIRPEGYETLLRTIVGQQVSVASAAAVWKKLEVRLGEGCPAEVLLETEFDELRACGLSRQKQGYARSLAELIISGGLDLGNLPADDEDAIALLTRVKGIGRWSAEIYLLFALGREDVWPAGDLAVQVGIGNILGLKDRPSEHELRELSEPWSPHRGAVAIFTWHHYHVMVM; translated from the coding sequence GTGGGCCTATCAATAGAAATGATCAAGTCAGGGCTGGATGCGGTGAGTGCCATAGAGCCAAAACTGGAGGCTGCCATCGCTTCCTCGGGGCATCCGGAACCGCGTATCAGACCTGAGGGCTATGAGACGTTGCTTCGCACTATCGTGGGCCAACAGGTCAGCGTGGCTTCCGCCGCTGCGGTGTGGAAAAAGCTGGAAGTGCGACTGGGTGAGGGGTGTCCGGCAGAAGTTTTGCTCGAGACGGAATTTGACGAGTTACGCGCTTGCGGCTTGTCTCGTCAGAAGCAAGGCTATGCCCGCAGTTTGGCGGAATTGATCATTTCGGGCGGGCTGGATCTTGGCAATTTGCCGGCCGATGATGAGGATGCGATTGCGCTGCTTACCAGGGTTAAGGGCATTGGCCGCTGGTCTGCAGAAATCTATTTGCTGTTTGCACTGGGGCGAGAGGATGTCTGGCCTGCTGGCGATCTCGCTGTGCAAGTCGGGATCGGCAACATACTGGGTCTGAAAGATCGCCCGTCAGAGCATGAATTGCGGGAACTGTCCGAGCCTTGGTCGCCGCACCGGGGCGCAGTCGCCATTTTTACATGGCATCATTATCACGTAATGGTGATGTAG
- a CDS encoding DNA methyltransferase codes for MTNTLYYGDNLKVLQSHIADESVDLIYLDPPFNSNANYNILFKSPDGSDSDAQINAFDDTWSWGPDAEESVDFVTASGNHKTHDLLEAMLGFLGKNDMMAYLAMMAARLIELHRVLKPTGSLYLHCDPTASHYLKLLLDGVFGAENYRNEIVWKRTNIHNDSKTWSKIADTIFFYSKSKNFSWTEPREPHSESHIASKFKNDDNDGRGPYSLSDMTSPNPRPNMMYEWKGFPFPPKGWRYKLETMQRLHDENKIWYPTDSDGYLDTKRRPRLKRFLNELDGNIMSAVWTDINPLNSQAQERLGYPTQKPLALLERIISASSNEGDVVLDPFCGCGTAVDAAEKLGRKWIGIDVTHLAINLIEQRMKDSHPGVQFDVKGRPESLDSAMELARRDKHEFEKWIVPKLDGHLFEDGRKGADGGIDGFIYFKPDGKKTQKAILSVKGGDNVGVAMIRDLVGVMEREKALAGVFITKALPSKPMMQEAAKLGLFESEVSGRKHPRLQIITLAEVFQDRRPDLPWVVSPFRKAQRHDKSGEQGKLI; via the coding sequence ATGACCAACACGCTCTATTATGGCGATAATCTCAAAGTGCTTCAGTCGCATATTGCCGATGAGAGCGTCGATCTGATCTATCTCGACCCGCCGTTCAATTCCAACGCCAACTATAATATCCTGTTCAAATCCCCCGATGGCAGCGACAGCGATGCGCAGATCAATGCGTTTGACGATACCTGGAGCTGGGGGCCGGATGCCGAGGAATCAGTCGATTTTGTCACCGCCAGCGGCAACCATAAAACCCATGATCTTCTGGAAGCGATGCTCGGCTTTCTCGGCAAGAATGACATGATGGCCTATCTGGCCATGATGGCGGCACGGCTGATCGAACTGCACCGCGTCCTGAAACCGACCGGTAGCCTCTATCTGCACTGCGACCCGACCGCGAGCCATTATCTGAAGCTGTTGCTGGATGGGGTTTTTGGCGCGGAAAATTATAGAAATGAAATCGTTTGGAAACGTACGAACATTCACAACGACAGTAAGACTTGGAGTAAGATTGCCGACACAATCTTTTTCTATAGTAAGTCCAAGAATTTTTCTTGGACTGAACCGCGGGAACCGCACTCCGAAAGCCATATAGCGTCAAAATTCAAAAATGATGATAACGACGGACGAGGGCCATATTCGCTGAGCGATATGACCAGCCCGAACCCTCGACCAAACATGATGTATGAATGGAAAGGCTTCCCGTTTCCTCCAAAAGGATGGCGATACAAGCTTGAAACCATGCAACGTCTCCATGACGAAAACAAAATATGGTATCCAACCGATAGCGACGGTTACTTGGATACCAAACGTCGGCCTCGTCTTAAAAGATTTCTGAATGAATTGGATGGCAATATAATGAGCGCCGTTTGGACAGATATAAATCCACTTAATTCTCAAGCCCAAGAACGTCTCGGCTACCCCACTCAAAAACCACTCGCCCTGCTCGAACGCATCATATCCGCCTCTTCGAACGAAGGCGATGTCGTGCTTGATCCCTTCTGCGGGTGTGGCACCGCCGTTGACGCTGCCGAGAAACTCGGGCGCAAATGGATCGGGATTGATGTTACCCATCTGGCGATCAACCTGATCGAACAGCGGATGAAAGATTCGCATCCCGGTGTGCAATTCGACGTCAAAGGCCGTCCGGAGTCGCTGGACTCCGCAATGGAACTGGCGCGGCGCGACAAGCATGAATTTGAAAAATGGATCGTGCCCAAGCTCGACGGGCATCTGTTCGAGGATGGCCGCAAGGGCGCCGATGGCGGCATTGACGGTTTCATTTATTTCAAACCCGATGGCAAGAAAACGCAAAAGGCCATATTATCGGTCAAGGGCGGCGACAATGTCGGCGTCGCCATGATCCGCGATTTGGTCGGCGTGATGGAGCGGGAGAAGGCACTGGCCGGCGTGTTTATCACCAAGGCGCTGCCATCCAAGCCGATGATGCAGGAAGCGGCCAAGCTCGGCCTGTTTGAAAGCGAAGTGTCGGGCCGCAAACATCCGCGCCTGCAAATCATCACCCTGGCCGAAGTGTTTCAGGACCGGCGACCGGACCTGCCTTGGGTTGTCTCGCCCTTCCGCAAAGCCCAGCGTCATGACAAGTCAGGCGAGCAGGGCAAATTGATTTAG